The following are encoded together in the Vigna angularis cultivar LongXiaoDou No.4 chromosome 9, ASM1680809v1, whole genome shotgun sequence genome:
- the LOC108322606 gene encoding protein SUPPRESSOR OF PHYA-105 1 isoform X1 encodes MSTANGGTGTGTEEHKRKTNDSFLKNGGQQNMSRSPRLCTPIKKELSENLPNDNVIGNQDNGMNRYVISFAGSGLPSTSLCSGLDSEHIVEKLSAAIRNYKSKNSDLVTLPHNSIQTRNQLTVESKYNDINREVVSKVEEQIPFRLSKVLKGKDFEVWDLKPLSGNSVNQIIISNNAHLISSMTQSTSSAYNYPQLIVKQTRKGKEVICEDLKDKSFGIVGGHKSLEDEKSFAAMFQSDTLRRSNVDDDDNKPLVEETVVSGSNEINLREWLKSECHNMKKLRKIHIFKQVLELVDFAHSQGLVLLDFWPSCFTLLCSSKIKYIGSYGQERLGNEFMTCNVTRKRPLEQNTCACQSSSTKQQKLFEESGSSGQSHQCSFTHGFRTIVNQTDSNTIRSLESRIKDISNCQHTITKENQFMSATIPTIPLEEKWYCSPEMLNDGVCTLSSNIYSLGILLFELLCDIESREAHSTAMLELCHRILPPKFLAENPKEAGFCLWLLHPEPSSRPNARIILESEFIRESEESSSIEDVGISDDEGETDKLLHFLTSLKEEKMIQASKLEEQLNLLYEDIQEVERRYSFGTDSVFPLAQMKNSEVSQNNLHFQDSSSSDISRSIQRSFGDEERFMANISQLENSYFSTRIRVLPKDDSSIPSNDKNLMENRWRLPQGEHANKEPRRINTSVGCLGSFFEGLCKFARYSKFEERGRLRNRDLLSSSNVMCALSFDRDEDYMAAGGVSKKIKIFDLNAISSDSVDIQYPLVEMTNKSKLSCVCWNTNIRNHLASTDYDGVVQMWDADTGQPLSQYMEHQKRAWSVHFSLSDPKMFASGSDDCSVKLWNISEKNSLGTIWNPANICCVQFSSYSTNLLFFGSADYKVYGYDLRHTKIPWCTLAGHGKAVSYVKFIDAEAVVSASTDNSLKLWDLKKTSSSGLSSDSCVLNYKGHSNEKNFVGLSVLDGYIACGSESNEVYCYHKSLPVPIASHKFESIDPISGHLNSGDNSGQFVSSVCWRNKSSMLVAANSVGIVKLLQMV; translated from the exons ATGAGTACTGCAAATGGTGGGACCGGGACTGGGACTGAGGAGCACAAGAGAAAAACTAATGATTCTTTTCTTAAGAATGGGGGTCAGCAAAACATGTCAAGGTCACCTAGATTGTGCACACCTATTAAGAAGGAATTGTCTGAAAATTTGCCAAATGACAATGTGATTGGTAATCAGGACAATGGTATGAATAGGTATGTAATTTCCTTTGCTGGATCTGGACTTCCTAGTACTAGTTTGTGTTCTGGTTTAGATTCTGAACACATTGTTGAAAAGTTGTCTGCTGCTATTAGGAATTATAAGAGCAAGAACTCAGATTTAGTTACTCTCCCACATAATTCAATACAGACAAGGAATCAATTGACGGTTGAGTCTAAGTATAATGACATAAATAGAGAAGTTGTTTCCAAGGTTGAAGAACAGATACCATTCAGATTAAGTAAGGTACTTAAGGGAAAGGATTTTGAAGTTTGGGACCTGAAGCCTTTATCTGGTAATAGTGTAAATCAGATTATAATCTCAAACAATGCACATCTTATTAGCAGTATGACCCAGAGTACTTCATCTGCATATAATTATCCTCAGTTGATTGTAAAGCAAACAAGGAAGGGAAAGGAGGTTATTTGTGAAGATTTAAAAGACAAAAGCTTCGGCATTGTAGGAGGACACAAGAGTCTGGAGGATGAGAAATCTTTTGCAGCCATGTTTCAATCTGATACACTGAGGAGATCaaatgttgatgatgatgataataagCCTTTAGTGGAAGAAACTGTAGTGTCTGGTAGCAATGAAATAAACTTAAGAGAGTGGCTGAAATCTGAATGTCATAACatgaagaaattaagaaaaattcatatatttaagcAGGTATTGGAATTGGTTGATTTTGCACACTCCCAAGGACTTGTCTTGCTAGACTTTTGGCCATCTTGTTTCACCTTATTGTGTTCAAGTAAGATTAAGTACATTGGTTCATATGGTCAAGAACGGTTAGGCAATGAATTCATGACCTGCAATGTGACTAGGAAAAGGCCTCTGGAACAGAATACCTGTGCTTGCCAAAGTTCAAGTACAAAGCAGCAAAAGCTGTTTGAAGAGTCAGGATCTTCTGGGCAGTCGCATCAATGCTCCTTTACTCATGGCTTCAGGACAATAGTGAATCAAACTGACTCTAACACAATCCGATCCTTGGAATCAAGGATTAAAGATATTTCTAATTGTCAACATACTATTACCAAAGAAAATCAGTTTATGTCTGCTACCATTCCTACCATTCCATTAGAAGAGAAGTGGTATTGTAGTCCAGAAATGCTGAATGATGGAGTCTGCACCTTGTCATCTAATATTTATAGCCTTGGAATTCTTCTTTTTGAA TTGCTGTGCGATATTGAATCAAGGGAGGCGCATTCAACTGCGATGTTGGAGTTGTGTCATAGAATCTTACCGCCTAAATTTCTAGCAGAAAATCCAAAGGAAGCTGGCTTTTGTCTTTGGCTTCTGCATCCTGAACCATCCTCTCGTCCTAATGCCAG GATCATTTTAGAATCTGAGTTTATACGAGAATCAGAGGAATCAAGCTCTATAGAAGATGTTGGAATATCTGATGATGAGGGTGAAACAGATAAATTACTACATTTTCTAACTTCActcaaagaagaaaagatgataCAGGCTTCCAAGTTGGAAGAACAGCTAAATTTGTTGTATGAAGATATTCAGGAGGTAGAAAGAAGATATTCATTTGGTACAGATTCAGTATTTCCTTTGGCACAAATGAAAAATTCAGAAGTGAGTCAGAACAATTTGCATTTTCAAGATTCTTCTAGTTCAGACATCAGTAGATCCATTCAAAGGTCATTTGGTGATGAAGAAAGATTTATGGCTAACATAAGTCAGCTAGAGAATTCTTACTTTTCTACAAGAATCCGAGTCCTGCCAAAAGATGATTCATCTATTCCAAGCAATGATAAAAATCTGATGGAAAATAGATGGAGATTGCCTCAAGGAGAGCATGCAAATAAGGAGCCTAGAAGAATAAATACTTCTGTTGGTTGTCTAGGATCCTTCTTTGAAGGTTTATGCAAGTTTGCTCGTTACAGCAAGTTTGAAGAGCGTGGCAGATTAAGAAATAGAGATCTGCTTAGTTCTTCCAATGTAATGTGTGCTTTAAGTTTTGACCGTGATGAAGATTACATGGCAGCAGGAGGAGTttcaaagaaaatcaagattttTGACCTCAATGCTATttcaagtgattctgttgaCATTCAGTACCCATTGGTTGAGATGACAAATAAATCAAAGCTTAGCTGTGTGTGCTGGAACACCAACATTAGAAATCATCTGGCATCTACTGACTATGATGGTGTTGTTCAG ATGTGGGACGCAGACACTGGTCAGCCATTGTCCCAATATATGGAGCACCAAAAGAGAGCTTGGTCTGTTCATTTTTCTCTGTCAGACCCAAAAATGTTTGCTAGTGGAAGTGATGACTGCTCTGTCAAACTGTGGAATATCAGCGAG AAAAATTCTCTGGGAACCATCTGGAACCCTGCCAATATATGCTGTGTTCAGTTCTCTTCTTACTCAacaaatcttttattttttggatCAGCTGATTACAAGGTTTATGGTTATGATCTTCGTCACACTAAGATTCCGTGGTGCACATTAGCTGGTCATGGCAAAGCTGTTAGTTATGTAAAATTTATAGATGCTGAAGCAGTTGTCTCTGCTTCCACTGACAACTCTTTGAAGCTTTGGGACCTGAAGAAAACCAGCTCTTCTGGTTTGTCATCTGATTCTTGTGTCTTAAACTATAAAGGTCATAGTAATGAAAAG AATTTTGTGGGATTATCTGTTTTGGATGGATACATTGCATGTGGTTCAGAATCTAATGAG GTGTACTGTTATCACAAATCACTGCCCGTGCCAATTGCTTCTCACAAATTTGAGTCAATTGATCCTATTTCTGGTCATCTAAATAGTGGTGATAATAGTGGACAGTTTGTTTCTAGTGTTTGCTGGAGAAACAAATCTAGCATGCTTGTTGCAGCCAACTCAGTTGGAATTGTGAAACTGTTGCAGATGGTCTGa
- the LOC108322581 gene encoding protein SUPPRESSOR OF PHYA-105 1, translating to MWKLLHLNQLFHPTSTSATNPLAVAVTGASFALLLLALSILSALLYCLPRRKTFSTDPTVNLFHWDAAAACWKARNTMDSPELQPLLAGKAWVAVVDDEEQQLCSPRGKITESELVCEPEEENSENDDAGVSDNEAETDILQHFLISLREEKKKQAAKLEEVLNFLNEDIKEVERSYSLGTDSVFPLAPMKNPEVKGNDAHSQDSSNSDISIMIRRSFVDEERLMSNINELESSYFAARSQVLPKEASSVSSNVMESEWRHVENVDKEPRRIQSSVACLESFCEGLCKFARYSKFEECGRLGNSSGNIMCGLSFDRDEDYIAAGGISRKIKIFELSSAISGDSDDIQYPVVEMSNESKISSVCWNTCIQNHLASADYDGEIKMWDAGTGQLLSQYIEHEERAWSVHISPSDPKMFASGSDDCSVKVWNINERNSVETISMDANICCVQFSPPSTNLLFFGSSDHKVYGYDLRHTRIPWCSLAGHRKSVSYVKFIDAGAVVTASTDNSLKLWDLKKASSSALSSDACVLTFKGHRNEKNFVGLSVSGGYIACGSESNEVYCYHKSLPVPIATHEFEPIDPISGDPDNRQFVSSVCWRKKSNMLVAATSVGIIKLFQMV from the exons ATGTGGAAGTTACTGCACCTCAACCAACTCTTCCACCCCACATCAACCTCCGCCACCAATCCCCTTGCCGTCGCGGTCACCGGCGCTTCCTTCGCCCTCCTCCTCCTCGCTCTCTCTATCCTCTCTGCCCTTCTTTACTGTCTCCCCAGACGCAAAACCTTCTCTACTGACCCCACCGTCAACCTCTTTCACTGGGATGCCGCCGCCGCCTGTTGGAAAGCGAGGAACACCATGGACTCGCCGGAGCTCCAGCCCCTGCTCGCGGGAAAGGCCTGGGTGGCGGTGGTGGACGACGAAGAACAGCAACTCTGCTCGCCGAGagg GAAGATTACAGAATCTGAACTTGTATGCGAACCAGAGGAAGAAAATTCTGAAAATGATGATGCTGGAGTATCTGATAATGAAGCTGAAACAGATATTTTACAACATTTTCTAATTTCACtcagagaagaaaagaagaaacagGCAGCCAAGTTGGAAGAAGTGCTGAATTTCTTGAATGAAGATATTAAGGAGGTAGAAAGAAGCTACTCACTTGGGACAGATTCAGTATTTCCTTTGGCACCAATGAAAAATCCAGAAGTGAAAGGAAACGATGCACACTCTCAAGATTCTTCCAATTCAGACATCAGTATAATGATTCGAAGGTCATTTGTGGATGAAGAAAGATTAATGAGTAATATAAATGAGCTAGAGAGTTCATACTTTGCGGCAAGATCCCAAGTTCTGCCCAAAGAGGCTTCATCTGTTTCAAGCAATGTGATGGAAAGTGAATGGAGGCATGTAGAGAATGTTGATAAGGAGCCAAGAAGAATTCAGAGTTCTGTTGCTTGTCTAGAATCCTTCTGTGAAGGTTTATGCAAGTTTGCTCGTTACAGCAAGTTTGAAGAGTGTGGCAGATTAGGAAATAGTTCTGGAAATATAATGTGTGGTTTAAGTTTTGACCGTGATGAAGATTACATTGCAGCAGGAGGAATTTCAAGGAAAATCAAGATTTTTGAGCTCAGTAGTGCTATTTCAGGTGATTCTGATGACATCCAGTACCCAGTAGTTGAGATGTCAAATGAATCAAAGATTAGTAGTGTGTGCTGGAACACTTGCATACAAAATCATCTGGCATCTGCTGACTATGATGGCGAGATTAAG ATGTGGGATGCAGGCACTGGTCAGCTTTTATCTCAATACATAGAGCACGAAGAGAGAGCTTGGTCTGTTCACATTTCTCCGTCTGACCCAAAAATGTTTGCTAGTGGAAGTGATGACTGTTCTGTCAAAGTTTGGAATATCAATGAG AGAAATTCTGTGGAAACTATCAGTATGGATGCCAATATATGCTGTGTTCAGTTCTCTCCTCCATCAacaaatcttttattttttgggTCATCTGATCACAAGGTTTATGGTTATGATCTTCGTCATACTAGAATCCCTTGGTGCTCATTAGCTGGTCATAGGAAATCTGTGAGCTATGTAAAATTTATAGATGCTGGAGCGGTTGTCACAGCTTCCACTGACAACTCTTTGAAGCTTTGGGACCTGAAGAAAGCCAGTTCTTCTGCTTTGTCTTCTGATGCTTGTGTCTTAACCTTTAAAGGACATAGAAATGAAAAG AATTTCGTGGGATTGTCTGTTTCGGGTGGATACATTGCATGTGGTTCAGAATCTAATGAG GTATACTGTTATCACAAATCACTTCCAGTGCCAATTGCTACTCATGAATTTGAGCCAATTGATCCCATTTCTGGTGATCCAGATAATAGACAGTTTGTTTCTAGTGTTTGCTGGAGAAAGAAGTCTAACATGCTTGTAGCCGCCACCTCAGTTGGAATTATTAAACTATTTCAGATGGTCTGA
- the LOC108322606 gene encoding protein SUPPRESSOR OF PHYA-105 1 isoform X3, which translates to MSTANGGTGTGTEEHKRKTNDSFLKNGGQQNMSRSPRLCTPIKKELSENLPNDNVIGNQDNGMNRYVISFAGSGLPSTSLCSGLDSEHIVEKLSAAIRNYKSKNSDLVTLPHNSIQTRNQLTVESKYNDINREVVSKVEEQIPFRLSKVLKGKDFEVWDLKPLSGNSVNQIIISNNAHLISSMTQSTSSAYNYPQLIVKQTRKGKEVICEDLKDKSFGIVGGHKSLEDEKSFAAMFQSDTLRRSNVDDDDNKPLVEETVVSGSNEINLREWLKSECHNMKKLRKIHIFKQVLELVDFAHSQGLVLLDFWPSCFTLLCSSKIKYIGSYGQERLGNEFMTCNVTRKRPLEQNTCACQSSSTKQQKLFEESGSSGQSHQCSFTHGFRTIVNQTDSNTIRSLESRIKDISNCQHTITKENQFMSATIPTIPLEEKWYCSPEMLNDGVCTLSSNIYSLGILLFELLCDIESREAHSTAMLELCHRILPPKFLAENPKEAGFCLWLLHPEPSSRPNARIILESEFIRESEESSSIEDVGISDDEGETDKLLHFLTSLKEEKMIQASKLEEQLNLLYEDIQEVERRYSFGTDSVFPLAQMKNSEVSQNNLHFQDSSSSDISRSIQRSFGDEERFMANISQLENSYFSTRIRVLPKDDSSIPSNDKNLMENRWRLPQGEHANKEPRRINTSVGCLGSFFEGLCKFARYSKFEERGRLRNRDLLSSSNVMCALSFDRDEDYMAAGGVSKKIKIFDLNAISSDSVDIQYPLVEMTNKSKLSCVCWNTNIRNHLASTDYDGVVQVSLTLIT; encoded by the exons ATGAGTACTGCAAATGGTGGGACCGGGACTGGGACTGAGGAGCACAAGAGAAAAACTAATGATTCTTTTCTTAAGAATGGGGGTCAGCAAAACATGTCAAGGTCACCTAGATTGTGCACACCTATTAAGAAGGAATTGTCTGAAAATTTGCCAAATGACAATGTGATTGGTAATCAGGACAATGGTATGAATAGGTATGTAATTTCCTTTGCTGGATCTGGACTTCCTAGTACTAGTTTGTGTTCTGGTTTAGATTCTGAACACATTGTTGAAAAGTTGTCTGCTGCTATTAGGAATTATAAGAGCAAGAACTCAGATTTAGTTACTCTCCCACATAATTCAATACAGACAAGGAATCAATTGACGGTTGAGTCTAAGTATAATGACATAAATAGAGAAGTTGTTTCCAAGGTTGAAGAACAGATACCATTCAGATTAAGTAAGGTACTTAAGGGAAAGGATTTTGAAGTTTGGGACCTGAAGCCTTTATCTGGTAATAGTGTAAATCAGATTATAATCTCAAACAATGCACATCTTATTAGCAGTATGACCCAGAGTACTTCATCTGCATATAATTATCCTCAGTTGATTGTAAAGCAAACAAGGAAGGGAAAGGAGGTTATTTGTGAAGATTTAAAAGACAAAAGCTTCGGCATTGTAGGAGGACACAAGAGTCTGGAGGATGAGAAATCTTTTGCAGCCATGTTTCAATCTGATACACTGAGGAGATCaaatgttgatgatgatgataataagCCTTTAGTGGAAGAAACTGTAGTGTCTGGTAGCAATGAAATAAACTTAAGAGAGTGGCTGAAATCTGAATGTCATAACatgaagaaattaagaaaaattcatatatttaagcAGGTATTGGAATTGGTTGATTTTGCACACTCCCAAGGACTTGTCTTGCTAGACTTTTGGCCATCTTGTTTCACCTTATTGTGTTCAAGTAAGATTAAGTACATTGGTTCATATGGTCAAGAACGGTTAGGCAATGAATTCATGACCTGCAATGTGACTAGGAAAAGGCCTCTGGAACAGAATACCTGTGCTTGCCAAAGTTCAAGTACAAAGCAGCAAAAGCTGTTTGAAGAGTCAGGATCTTCTGGGCAGTCGCATCAATGCTCCTTTACTCATGGCTTCAGGACAATAGTGAATCAAACTGACTCTAACACAATCCGATCCTTGGAATCAAGGATTAAAGATATTTCTAATTGTCAACATACTATTACCAAAGAAAATCAGTTTATGTCTGCTACCATTCCTACCATTCCATTAGAAGAGAAGTGGTATTGTAGTCCAGAAATGCTGAATGATGGAGTCTGCACCTTGTCATCTAATATTTATAGCCTTGGAATTCTTCTTTTTGAA TTGCTGTGCGATATTGAATCAAGGGAGGCGCATTCAACTGCGATGTTGGAGTTGTGTCATAGAATCTTACCGCCTAAATTTCTAGCAGAAAATCCAAAGGAAGCTGGCTTTTGTCTTTGGCTTCTGCATCCTGAACCATCCTCTCGTCCTAATGCCAG GATCATTTTAGAATCTGAGTTTATACGAGAATCAGAGGAATCAAGCTCTATAGAAGATGTTGGAATATCTGATGATGAGGGTGAAACAGATAAATTACTACATTTTCTAACTTCActcaaagaagaaaagatgataCAGGCTTCCAAGTTGGAAGAACAGCTAAATTTGTTGTATGAAGATATTCAGGAGGTAGAAAGAAGATATTCATTTGGTACAGATTCAGTATTTCCTTTGGCACAAATGAAAAATTCAGAAGTGAGTCAGAACAATTTGCATTTTCAAGATTCTTCTAGTTCAGACATCAGTAGATCCATTCAAAGGTCATTTGGTGATGAAGAAAGATTTATGGCTAACATAAGTCAGCTAGAGAATTCTTACTTTTCTACAAGAATCCGAGTCCTGCCAAAAGATGATTCATCTATTCCAAGCAATGATAAAAATCTGATGGAAAATAGATGGAGATTGCCTCAAGGAGAGCATGCAAATAAGGAGCCTAGAAGAATAAATACTTCTGTTGGTTGTCTAGGATCCTTCTTTGAAGGTTTATGCAAGTTTGCTCGTTACAGCAAGTTTGAAGAGCGTGGCAGATTAAGAAATAGAGATCTGCTTAGTTCTTCCAATGTAATGTGTGCTTTAAGTTTTGACCGTGATGAAGATTACATGGCAGCAGGAGGAGTttcaaagaaaatcaagattttTGACCTCAATGCTATttcaagtgattctgttgaCATTCAGTACCCATTGGTTGAGATGACAAATAAATCAAAGCTTAGCTGTGTGTGCTGGAACACCAACATTAGAAATCATCTGGCATCTACTGACTATGATGGTGTTGTTCAG GTTTCATTGACATTAATAACATAA
- the LOC108322606 gene encoding protein SUPPRESSOR OF PHYA-105 1 isoform X2 produces the protein MSTANGGTGTGTEEHKRKTNDSFLKNGGQQNMSRSPRLCTPIKKELSENLPNDNVIGNQDNGMNRNYKSKNSDLVTLPHNSIQTRNQLTVESKYNDINREVVSKVEEQIPFRLSKVLKGKDFEVWDLKPLSGNSVNQIIISNNAHLISSMTQSTSSAYNYPQLIVKQTRKGKEVICEDLKDKSFGIVGGHKSLEDEKSFAAMFQSDTLRRSNVDDDDNKPLVEETVVSGSNEINLREWLKSECHNMKKLRKIHIFKQVLELVDFAHSQGLVLLDFWPSCFTLLCSSKIKYIGSYGQERLGNEFMTCNVTRKRPLEQNTCACQSSSTKQQKLFEESGSSGQSHQCSFTHGFRTIVNQTDSNTIRSLESRIKDISNCQHTITKENQFMSATIPTIPLEEKWYCSPEMLNDGVCTLSSNIYSLGILLFELLCDIESREAHSTAMLELCHRILPPKFLAENPKEAGFCLWLLHPEPSSRPNARIILESEFIRESEESSSIEDVGISDDEGETDKLLHFLTSLKEEKMIQASKLEEQLNLLYEDIQEVERRYSFGTDSVFPLAQMKNSEVSQNNLHFQDSSSSDISRSIQRSFGDEERFMANISQLENSYFSTRIRVLPKDDSSIPSNDKNLMENRWRLPQGEHANKEPRRINTSVGCLGSFFEGLCKFARYSKFEERGRLRNRDLLSSSNVMCALSFDRDEDYMAAGGVSKKIKIFDLNAISSDSVDIQYPLVEMTNKSKLSCVCWNTNIRNHLASTDYDGVVQMWDADTGQPLSQYMEHQKRAWSVHFSLSDPKMFASGSDDCSVKLWNISEKNSLGTIWNPANICCVQFSSYSTNLLFFGSADYKVYGYDLRHTKIPWCTLAGHGKAVSYVKFIDAEAVVSASTDNSLKLWDLKKTSSSGLSSDSCVLNYKGHSNEKNFVGLSVLDGYIACGSESNEVYCYHKSLPVPIASHKFESIDPISGHLNSGDNSGQFVSSVCWRNKSSMLVAANSVGIVKLLQMV, from the exons ATGAGTACTGCAAATGGTGGGACCGGGACTGGGACTGAGGAGCACAAGAGAAAAACTAATGATTCTTTTCTTAAGAATGGGGGTCAGCAAAACATGTCAAGGTCACCTAGATTGTGCACACCTATTAAGAAGGAATTGTCTGAAAATTTGCCAAATGACAATGTGATTGGTAATCAGGACAATGGTATGAATAG GAATTATAAGAGCAAGAACTCAGATTTAGTTACTCTCCCACATAATTCAATACAGACAAGGAATCAATTGACGGTTGAGTCTAAGTATAATGACATAAATAGAGAAGTTGTTTCCAAGGTTGAAGAACAGATACCATTCAGATTAAGTAAGGTACTTAAGGGAAAGGATTTTGAAGTTTGGGACCTGAAGCCTTTATCTGGTAATAGTGTAAATCAGATTATAATCTCAAACAATGCACATCTTATTAGCAGTATGACCCAGAGTACTTCATCTGCATATAATTATCCTCAGTTGATTGTAAAGCAAACAAGGAAGGGAAAGGAGGTTATTTGTGAAGATTTAAAAGACAAAAGCTTCGGCATTGTAGGAGGACACAAGAGTCTGGAGGATGAGAAATCTTTTGCAGCCATGTTTCAATCTGATACACTGAGGAGATCaaatgttgatgatgatgataataagCCTTTAGTGGAAGAAACTGTAGTGTCTGGTAGCAATGAAATAAACTTAAGAGAGTGGCTGAAATCTGAATGTCATAACatgaagaaattaagaaaaattcatatatttaagcAGGTATTGGAATTGGTTGATTTTGCACACTCCCAAGGACTTGTCTTGCTAGACTTTTGGCCATCTTGTTTCACCTTATTGTGTTCAAGTAAGATTAAGTACATTGGTTCATATGGTCAAGAACGGTTAGGCAATGAATTCATGACCTGCAATGTGACTAGGAAAAGGCCTCTGGAACAGAATACCTGTGCTTGCCAAAGTTCAAGTACAAAGCAGCAAAAGCTGTTTGAAGAGTCAGGATCTTCTGGGCAGTCGCATCAATGCTCCTTTACTCATGGCTTCAGGACAATAGTGAATCAAACTGACTCTAACACAATCCGATCCTTGGAATCAAGGATTAAAGATATTTCTAATTGTCAACATACTATTACCAAAGAAAATCAGTTTATGTCTGCTACCATTCCTACCATTCCATTAGAAGAGAAGTGGTATTGTAGTCCAGAAATGCTGAATGATGGAGTCTGCACCTTGTCATCTAATATTTATAGCCTTGGAATTCTTCTTTTTGAA TTGCTGTGCGATATTGAATCAAGGGAGGCGCATTCAACTGCGATGTTGGAGTTGTGTCATAGAATCTTACCGCCTAAATTTCTAGCAGAAAATCCAAAGGAAGCTGGCTTTTGTCTTTGGCTTCTGCATCCTGAACCATCCTCTCGTCCTAATGCCAG GATCATTTTAGAATCTGAGTTTATACGAGAATCAGAGGAATCAAGCTCTATAGAAGATGTTGGAATATCTGATGATGAGGGTGAAACAGATAAATTACTACATTTTCTAACTTCActcaaagaagaaaagatgataCAGGCTTCCAAGTTGGAAGAACAGCTAAATTTGTTGTATGAAGATATTCAGGAGGTAGAAAGAAGATATTCATTTGGTACAGATTCAGTATTTCCTTTGGCACAAATGAAAAATTCAGAAGTGAGTCAGAACAATTTGCATTTTCAAGATTCTTCTAGTTCAGACATCAGTAGATCCATTCAAAGGTCATTTGGTGATGAAGAAAGATTTATGGCTAACATAAGTCAGCTAGAGAATTCTTACTTTTCTACAAGAATCCGAGTCCTGCCAAAAGATGATTCATCTATTCCAAGCAATGATAAAAATCTGATGGAAAATAGATGGAGATTGCCTCAAGGAGAGCATGCAAATAAGGAGCCTAGAAGAATAAATACTTCTGTTGGTTGTCTAGGATCCTTCTTTGAAGGTTTATGCAAGTTTGCTCGTTACAGCAAGTTTGAAGAGCGTGGCAGATTAAGAAATAGAGATCTGCTTAGTTCTTCCAATGTAATGTGTGCTTTAAGTTTTGACCGTGATGAAGATTACATGGCAGCAGGAGGAGTttcaaagaaaatcaagattttTGACCTCAATGCTATttcaagtgattctgttgaCATTCAGTACCCATTGGTTGAGATGACAAATAAATCAAAGCTTAGCTGTGTGTGCTGGAACACCAACATTAGAAATCATCTGGCATCTACTGACTATGATGGTGTTGTTCAG ATGTGGGACGCAGACACTGGTCAGCCATTGTCCCAATATATGGAGCACCAAAAGAGAGCTTGGTCTGTTCATTTTTCTCTGTCAGACCCAAAAATGTTTGCTAGTGGAAGTGATGACTGCTCTGTCAAACTGTGGAATATCAGCGAG AAAAATTCTCTGGGAACCATCTGGAACCCTGCCAATATATGCTGTGTTCAGTTCTCTTCTTACTCAacaaatcttttattttttggatCAGCTGATTACAAGGTTTATGGTTATGATCTTCGTCACACTAAGATTCCGTGGTGCACATTAGCTGGTCATGGCAAAGCTGTTAGTTATGTAAAATTTATAGATGCTGAAGCAGTTGTCTCTGCTTCCACTGACAACTCTTTGAAGCTTTGGGACCTGAAGAAAACCAGCTCTTCTGGTTTGTCATCTGATTCTTGTGTCTTAAACTATAAAGGTCATAGTAATGAAAAG AATTTTGTGGGATTATCTGTTTTGGATGGATACATTGCATGTGGTTCAGAATCTAATGAG GTGTACTGTTATCACAAATCACTGCCCGTGCCAATTGCTTCTCACAAATTTGAGTCAATTGATCCTATTTCTGGTCATCTAAATAGTGGTGATAATAGTGGACAGTTTGTTTCTAGTGTTTGCTGGAGAAACAAATCTAGCATGCTTGTTGCAGCCAACTCAGTTGGAATTGTGAAACTGTTGCAGATGGTCTGa